The segment gttaaatgaattgcccccttgcgtcatgttcatttgtggagatataatagggacactcattgaaggaatgaatgaagaagtcggattgaatgaaggaagagggttgattgaagaagagggattgcccccatgactggtgatcataggtggaatgtcttgtattgaagtagtcattatgtttgatgtaaaagtaggtatactagcaatagaagttgtcaaaggaatagaatgattaacttgagtaggaggttgtgtataacctaaggtttcggcacaacttttcatcggcatcacattcgaatccacaatgtgtgcaataccacgcaaaatatcaattccattcttatcattttgaaccatacgttttagaccctcaattaatgaaagagcttcactatcggggtagtttgagacatccattgtcgaaaatcatcaaattggttatccaatttcgaaagttgttctacagaaacctcatggagagcttcttcatcattaagaggattagaggaattacccatgtcctcgttaaaaaggccattcaaattaggttccatctcctcagtaattaaaccttggaaagacttaattctaaggctttgtctaacgggaatagtgtaagtagggcttattgttgtaaaactcatgcactaaagagagagagagaagattttgaattttagaggtagcaaattccaataaaatcagccaatctcctagatttaagctgttaaatgtaatcaggacaatctcccgaaatttcagaaaaaatgtcagggaccgtggcgaacggagtgcacacggtcctcgcaacttttttcgaaattttcagggatgaaagttatgatgattttaaagctaatctgaaaaaattgagtgattttacgatctgtagataggccaaattaaagttgcaatctcaaaattgaaccctaccaagattgttgaaaaatgtaaaatttgaatcttgaaaaagagggggaaactgaaattttgaattttatgattttagagggaatactaaaagcaatgcaagttttgaaatttaaaagttgactcgatttcacgcaaaattcaattttgaaagtggaaatcaaggttgttgcaattaaacacttaatttcgaaagtcacaaactgcaaaaatttgaataaagcactgaaatttcgaatgaatgctaacacacttttcagatttaggacaataagaaacacaattttgatatgaatttcaatttcaacaattttttgaatgattagaagcctcaatccaagcaatcgctagaccaactttgactttaattttgaaagtgttaaaattgataaaatcagccaaaattctggattttagcagaaaaatacagtaagatctagctccctaaattttggaaaaaatgtcggggacgagggcgctcggggtgcacacggtccttgcaacttttttccaaattttcagggatgagagatattatgattttattgcggaatccaaagttacagccgatttggaagtgttttgattagtgaaattatcagtcaaaggttgaatcaagaaggtcttaaaaattagggttttgacatttaaccacttaattttcagaattaaagcacaaatatgaattgacaatttgcaatagaagggtaaatctgaaacaagcattaacaattaaacatttcacaagtttaattacttaaaaagaaaattttagggtttttatgcaatcaacctctaaaatttgcaaaagatcaaacatggaaatataattaggaaagcaaaaattttttagatctaaccatgaataatcagaatgaggatgttcacgtcgggttcaccaaaatgtaaagcggaaaaatcaaaccctagttgttctcccctccccaactccaaggagagagaagggagagtcactagggttgatggttttcacttaggagagactttacattcaaaagaggggttgaaacccgcaagatccaatcccacacaatgcaagattggattctaaatgagtttcaagggttgtgacatcaagggtaccctcttttgtaaagaatgtagatagaaagattgaactaggaatgcatgtaaagtaggaaagattcagttataaacagagatagggatacgggatgaagctgctgacctggaattagcagtaaaatgtcgagacggtgccgttctacaaatttgagcgaaagttgacaggacgatggcgcccggcgtgcacacggtcctccgaaaaatccgcgaaatgaagggggatctattcgtctctgcacaaggactccagatcttcaattatagccgcgtacctgcaacctacacatagaaaagagaggacgattggggggttagggatgaggggtttgcctttaggtcaaaccccggttttggaattaaccaagaaatgagaatgttgtaaatgtaaatgtttgtaatgtaaacaagtactgataccttgttgtaagaatgtttgtattcttacatgcgaaggtgtaatgtatgtagtatgttgtatgttgtatgtgatctcctcttcaatggttgaatccttgtcttgaatgcaacacttagccttgaatggagacttagaatgctcaattgcttgaaggaatgcttgaatgcttgaatgtttgaatatcgctttcgcctcttgcacacatatgtcctcctccctctttttggaagaggaaatgtagtttatatacttgtcaattagggctgatagactgatttttccaaccttaggccgaccaggaaacattatttcccgaattgcaaacttaaagacccgatgcccaaaagagaccgggcccaaaatagggccagggaccagggcgctgggcgccatggtcccacttcccgggacagcaaggtgcaaggagggatcaggccagggtgcagaaaaatgcagtttttggtgtcgtaaacaggtttcggggtctccattcaggttcaacgttgcgccaccatcgtgaagacccaaatgcagtcgaaattgcaagtgtcgcaattttaggacgctacacttgtaACATAGTTGTAACTATGATTGAAACACTCTTAATCTTTCAGCTTGCCAAGTTATTCCTAAGAAATATTGTTGCTACTATGAAATTCACCAATAACCAactaaaaaattatgtcatcttaAATGCACATCCCTTCATTCTTATGGCCTTCCAATTAAACATTTAGTATATCTTTGATCTCACGATATTCCTATCTACACATGGTATTTGGAATTCACAAAATCCTTGGGGCCTAGTATGCATATAAATGTCATTATTATCTGTTATCTTGTTTGCTTCTTTCTAATACGAGTAACCAAGTTACATTTGATTAATTCTTTTAAAGTGTTACCTCATTAATTTAGTATATTCATCTAGGGATATGAAAATCCTATTGATCTTAAAAAACATTTAAGGATACTAAACTTTTTGAGGTTAATCCTCCTGTACAGGTTTGCATATGGACAGACTTAAAATGATTACAGATATACACTAAAAGTTACAATTATACTAAAAGCTGCATAGTAAAAATATTATACATGAATTCATTGCAGGTTGATCTGCACATACACTATGTATTTTCATACTACTGGGATTCATCAAATTATACAAGCATGCATAGATAAACATGTTATACCACTTACTCTGTCTGCTTCATTTTTTTCTGTGTGCTGTGATTCTCTCCAACATCCTTTCCCTCACTGTATCCCAGACATAAGGATCCAATGGAGCATAACTCTCCAATTCAACAACACAGAAAACATCTTCAATAGATTTTTCTTCTGTTGAAATTCTTGCTTGTTGCACACTACATGAAAAATGGAGTTGGATTAGCTTACAAGGTTATGTAACTCAACCAGATAAACGCCACTGCAGAAAGCACAAGTTCAAATTCAAGACCATTCCTTTTATGAAGCATAAACTTAGCAAGATTTATTGCAATATCAATTAATCTGCCACACTCCAATGACCTAACAATTTAGATTTGGATATCTAATGCATAGATTATATGGTATATACTATATCTTATTGCTGTAATCTGCGATACAGACCTTATCCCCATTTCATTAAATGCTGTCGTAATGTCAGACAGAAGCATGTCCTGATCAGGTCCCTCGATTGTAACTTCAGTATATAACGTTCCATTTTTAAAATGAACTGTAAAATCATTGGTGCCGTGACTCTCTTCCGTCTCTAGTTCAGGTTTGGGTAAGTTTAGTATTGGATCTTCAGCATTGTTGTTGGGAGAATATTGGCCATCCACTGCATCATTGGGATCATCAGCATTTTGAAAAGGGGATACTGAAAGAAAACCCTCTTCAGAGACATCACATTCCTCACTATTCACTGAATTTTGCATTAGAATGTCACCCATAGAATAGTTTAACTTGATACGAGAAATAGAAGAAAACGATCTATCTGACAAGATTGCCTCCCCAGAGCTACAGCAACCATTGGCTTCATCAATTTCTTGTCCAAATTCACAATAGAAGACTCGCCTGCACATGTGTATGCAGACAGATAAAGTTTCTAACTAATGAAATGCCTCAAGTATGCAATATATTTGCGGTGTGCACATATTTTTCAAAAATGCCTTGTGAATGCTGATACAAGTAGGGTCCACAAGTATAACATAGATGTGAATTGACAGGTAAAAGAAGGAACTATCATGTCTGTAATTAACCAGTAGGCATTCATTAGGAGTCAGGACATTGTTCAGACTCAATAACTAGCTTTTACACTAAAAATTTTAGTAGCGTTGGATTCCAAAAACAAAATACTGTTCCAGATACCTTTTCACAAGTATCCCTTATGTTGCAAACATAGGGTATTATTATTAGCTAGGACATTTGTTCAGATTCAATAACGACCTTTTACACTAAAATTTTAAGTATAGGATTACAAAAACAAAATACTTTTTCCAAGTACCTTTTCATATGTATCCCTTATGATGCAAACATAGAGTATTATTTAAAACTCTATTAATTTGTAGAAAATGTATTAGAAGATTATTCTTCACAAGAAAGGGCAAAAATTGTTACCAGACAGCTTAGTAAAGAGTAAAGATTATAATTTTTGCCTATGTAAAGCCCAAAgcaaatattttaatattctaatgcTTTTCCATTACAAGATACCTTGGGTTAATGAATCCTTGAATATTCTGGTAGCAAATGAAAATAGAAATGGATATGACCCTCCTTTAAGGAAGAATCTGATTTATGTGACATAACGGATTCAAGTAATAAATACACATATAGTCATGTTAGGTTGTGACGTCCAAAAAAATTTGCTAGTTGAATCAAATAAGACAGGAAAAGGATACAGAAGAGATATTCATCAATGATGGAACCACCATTCCTAAGATTACGCAATATTTTTTAAACATCAACCATCAACATTCAAATATAGAATAATGTTGTACATGATGAATTGGCAATTTTTCAGAatttagaagaaaattcaagagaCTCTTAATTGATTAAAGACTTGTTATGAATGAAAAGAGCCAAGAATGTTTGCTATACATTCCTTGAAGTTATATATATGATAAGAATAAAACTTTTTGGACAACTTCAAAAAATATGCCTTTCCTTGAAATCATTTCCAAAAAACACCTTTAATTAGCAGTGGTAAAAAATTATTTTTGCAAGAGGTAAAGGTAATATATCCTCACTCAATGTAGCCATAGAATTATCCTACATTCAAATCAAGCATGTGTAGCTTGTATCCTTAATAACAATGGGAAACGTTAAAAATTATGTGAAAACTGAAAATcgtgagaaaatcaattttcatTCAGTTACAGTCCAAGTTACCAGATACCTGCCTTAAGCCATGGGTGCGAGTTTGAACCGGGTCCGAGTTCAGTCCGAGTGCAGCCCCAGGTTCACCCAGGGTATCCTGGGTGAACCCAGGGGTACCCATGCCCAAAACCAGCAGAAAAGGTGAAATTTCaaccaaaaaattattaaatattaaaaacgcCCCCAATGCATAATTTCACCCTAACTTTCTCCCATTTGGTCATTGCAACTCATTTCATTAACAGAAAAGATCAATAACAGCAGTTTTTTTCTCCAAGCTGCTAATGTTGGGTTTTGAAGGTtgcttgattttttttgaaagagaaggcTACGGAGTAAGATGCACACTAAAAGATTAGGAATCATTGGACAAGAAAGATTTATGTAATATCCCCATCTAATTGCTGAAACCAATGAAGCAAAAGAAACTTTTTATGGCCCAGGCGTGGCAGACCTAGGACACCTCCATGTTAGTCAATAGCAAAAACAATAACTAGACTTAGCTAGAATAGTAAAACAACAAGTTTATAAGACAAAACAGTTCTGTTGATACCTCAagaagctccttgtattatctccATGAGTAAAAGTGATAGTATGCAAGACAAGCAGGATTATTGACAAGGTGTATGAACAAGTTGCTATTAAACCCAAATGGCACATATGTCCAGGAAATCATCATCAAAGTATACTACAGATTCAAAGGACAAGATAGCCCAAAAGCAATAACATTCAAAGAAGATTAATCCAGGCCATCGATCATTGGAAATTCATTAACTCAGAGCCGACTTCATAGGAAACCTTGGCTGATTCTTATCAAAAACAATGCTAGGCAAGTAGAGAAATAAGATGGGCCAGGTCCATAATGTTAAAGACAAATAAGCAATCACATTGTCATGTTGAGGACACTTTGCTGTGAAGAAGACAGAGAAAGAGGGTGCGATTGAAAACAAAAGACACAATAAAGAACCATGACGATCAAGCAAGAATGAACATACATAAAGGCATTACCAAGACGGTGGTCAACATTAAGAAGGCCAAGGACGTACTGATATATAAATATGTCAGATCGACTAATAACATTCAAAACACATGCCATTACTCCTTATCGCTGTCTATAAGGGGCAAACAGAATCAATGGACAAGTAATTGCTGTCAAAGAAGTATTTCAGATTGACCCCCTTCGAACAAGGGATTATCTCTACATTATCGCTGCCCAAGGAATTAAAGGTATCGCTATCTTAAGGATAAATCAGATCGATCGAAGGAGTGATTAGTTAAGTTAACAATATTGGTCCTTAACAAAGAGATCTAGCCCGATTAGAGGCAGGATTAGTTAAGTCGATGAGACACAATTGAGGAGATACAACTCCTCACATCACGACTGCctaaagaactattaatagatgaTCATATGATCTTCCAAGGCATTGAAGATGTGTTTTATCTACTTTGTTCATACTGCAGTAGCAGACTTTCACATAACCGAGTAATAGGGGGTATCGAATCACCCAATTACAAGGTAAAGACACATAAGAACAAGTTTGAATAATCAGACACAGCGCCAATCATAGTAGGAGCATAAGGACTAA is part of the Cryptomeria japonica chromosome 10, Sugi_1.0, whole genome shotgun sequence genome and harbors:
- the LOC131041786 gene encoding uncharacterized protein LOC131041786; protein product: MPWFPEIAGSAFCETVQLRRRIIERQQLPRSGWLEVLEPSNAEFIAALAAGNNSHHILQIGCGISTIALAAAARATGSYLLSIHTDKEKQEIIDEYVQYLGLAGYVKFITDEPRNVIPQYDGVDFVFFLDPGCYVELFDLLRLKHEAIVVADNALDETMDEYIKHVHRQPGIHSSTLPIGRGFEVTKILSWNEFNSGRVFYCEFGQEIDEANGCCSSGEAILSDRSFSSISRIKLNYSMGDILMQNSVNSEECDVSEEGFLSVSPFQNADDPNDAVDGQYSPNNNAEDPILNLPKPELETEESHGTNDFTVHFKNGTLYTEVTIEGPDQDMLLSDITTAFNEMGISVQQARISTEEKSIEDVFCVVELESYAPLDPYVWDTVRERMLERITAHRKK